One segment of Rickettsiales bacterium Ac37b DNA contains the following:
- the bioF gene encoding 8-amino-7-oxononanoate synthase — translation MLTLEEFANTKIDKLKLISNYRTLDTIKRFASHYVEYNNQKLLSFSCNDYLGLSYNRAVKQKSLEICAQYLSGASASRFISGNSPLYTILEEKLANYHGTESCTIFGSGYLTNIGIIPAIMNKQDLIIADRFIHSCILDGIKLSGAKFLRFEHNNINHCSILLEKYRKLYHNCLIITEDIFSMDGDIAPLSSLVEIAKYYNSWLLSDGAHLITKSTHKIDLRVGTLSKALGGYGGYVCGSKSIINYINNTARSLIFSTALPPIILAEAIAAINFINENPNILSVPLIKAQYFTNLMKMKSATSQIVPVIIGESSDTLNAAHQLMSDGFLVKAVRPPTVPSNTARLRFTFSSEHQNDDIQRLANSVLKIIES, via the coding sequence GTGTTGACACTAGAAGAATTTGCAAATACGAAAATTGATAAATTAAAACTAATTAGTAATTATCGTACTCTAGATACTATAAAAAGATTTGCTAGCCACTATGTAGAATATAATAATCAAAAATTATTATCTTTCTCGTGTAATGATTATTTAGGATTATCTTATAACCGCGCAGTAAAACAAAAAAGCCTTGAAATATGTGCACAATATCTAAGCGGAGCCTCTGCTTCAAGATTTATCAGTGGCAATTCTCCCCTTTATACTATTTTAGAAGAAAAATTGGCAAATTATCATGGTACTGAATCATGCACAATTTTTGGGAGCGGCTATTTAACTAATATAGGAATTATACCAGCTATAATGAATAAACAAGATTTAATCATCGCTGATAGATTTATTCATTCATGCATTTTAGATGGAATTAAATTATCTGGAGCAAAATTTTTACGTTTTGAGCATAATAATATCAACCATTGCTCTATCTTATTAGAAAAATACAGAAAACTATATCATAATTGTCTCATTATTACAGAAGATATCTTCAGCATGGATGGAGATATAGCTCCTTTATCATCTTTGGTTGAAATAGCAAAATATTATAATAGTTGGCTATTAAGTGACGGAGCACATTTAATTACTAAATCTACTCACAAAATTGATCTACGCGTAGGAACATTATCGAAAGCCTTGGGAGGATATGGCGGATATGTATGCGGTTCAAAATCTATTATCAATTATATAAATAATACAGCACGTAGTTTAATATTTTCCACTGCATTGCCACCTATCATACTTGCAGAGGCTATAGCAGCTATTAATTTTATTAATGAAAATCCTAATATACTATCAGTTCCACTAATTAAAGCTCAATATTTTACTAATTTAATGAAAATGAAATCAGCAACCAGTCAAATAGTGCCTGTTATTATAGGAGAATCTAGTGATACTTTAAACGCAGCTCATCAATTAATGAGTGATGGATTTTTAGTAAAAGCTGTAAGACCTCCTACAGTGCCTTCTAATACCGCAAGATTACGCTTTACTTTTTCATCTGAACATCAAAATGATGACATTCAGAGATTAGCCAATTCTGTACTTAAAATAATAGAATCCTAA
- the znuB gene encoding High-affinity zinc uptake system membrane protein znuB produces the protein MIISYIFSDFFLRALLSGIGIVITSAPLGCVMLWKRMAYFSDSLSHAALLGVALGILLNITPFWSALLIAIIFAILLVTLNTQLGNDTLLNILAFGSLAIAIIITSSFINTRLDLESYLFGDIFTITNQDMLYIFVLLAIITIWFLIRWRAILYIIICKDLASVQGVYVKRIEIELTLAFALFIAVSFQIIGILLITAILIIPTATARYLSSTPEQMVIISSIIGIISLILGLFCSFIFDTPGSASIVVVALSFFILVNVGNFTRTRICKIFS, from the coding sequence ATGATAATTAGCTATATTTTTAGTGATTTTTTTCTTAGAGCATTACTAAGTGGTATTGGGATAGTAATAACTTCTGCACCTCTTGGTTGTGTTATGCTATGGAAGCGTATGGCGTATTTTAGTGATTCTTTATCACATGCTGCATTGCTTGGTGTTGCGCTTGGAATATTATTAAATATTACACCTTTTTGGTCTGCCTTATTGATAGCTATAATATTTGCAATATTATTAGTAACCCTGAATACACAACTTGGAAACGATACTCTATTAAATATACTAGCCTTTGGGTCTCTTGCTATTGCCATAATTATTACATCTTCTTTTATTAATACAAGGTTGGATTTAGAATCATATTTATTTGGTGACATATTTACTATTACTAACCAAGATATGCTCTATATATTTGTGTTATTGGCTATAATCACCATTTGGTTCTTAATCAGATGGCGTGCTATTTTATATATAATCATTTGTAAAGATTTGGCTTCTGTCCAAGGAGTTTATGTAAAACGTATAGAAATTGAACTTACTCTAGCTTTTGCTTTATTTATAGCCGTTTCTTTTCAAATAATAGGTATTTTATTAATAACTGCTATATTAATAATTCCTACAGCAACAGCTAGATATTTAAGTTCTACACCCGAGCAAATGGTTATTATATCATCTATAATTGGTATAATTTCTTTAATTTTAGGTCTATTCTGCTCTTTTATATTTGATACTCCAGGTAGCGCTTCTATTGTAGTAGTTGCACTATCTTTTTTTATCTTAGTGAATGTTGGTAATTTTACTCGGACTCGTATATGCAAAATATTTTCATAA
- the ampG_1 gene encoding AmpG produces MRNKFITALTLGINSGLNYALIDTLITAYFNDAKINLVVIGILSLRLVPYYIRYLWAPIVDRIPIRLFPKNFGHRKGWLLCTQAIFMCLVIALSFIDITDKFLLTIIVIFMIAFTAATYDISMEAYRIELFEKNALNLGSSYTVIGFRIGLLISGAFGLYLSSILLWKYTFIIISMFIIPCMVVIFFSKDANIQKGNNNLKQEFCMPFKAIFKQPMFIFVFVIIAFYKVSDAYLDTMLLPFLMETGFSKGEIASVNSVVRLIASICGTFIGGYIVRQKMTAKHLFYTEIFAALTNLLFIFLIKSGHNMNILVGILCVESLCSGICNIMLINYMSNLCNKEFVGTHYAILISISGFSRSILASTSGFVAVNLGWYNFFIISSLLSIPSLLCIYWLYIYKHKTILPYF; encoded by the coding sequence GTGCGAAATAAATTTATTACTGCTTTAACTCTTGGAATCAACAGCGGTTTAAACTATGCTTTGATAGATACATTAATTACAGCGTATTTTAATGATGCTAAAATAAATTTAGTAGTGATAGGGATATTATCGCTTAGGCTTGTGCCTTATTATATAAGATATTTATGGGCACCAATTGTTGATAGAATACCTATTAGATTATTTCCCAAAAATTTTGGACATAGAAAAGGTTGGTTATTATGCACACAGGCAATTTTTATGTGTTTAGTGATAGCTTTATCTTTTATAGATATTACTGATAAATTTTTATTAACGATTATTGTAATCTTTATGATAGCTTTTACAGCAGCTACGTATGATATAAGTATGGAGGCTTACAGGATAGAATTATTTGAAAAAAATGCGTTAAACTTAGGTAGTTCTTATACCGTGATTGGATTTAGAATAGGGTTATTAATTTCTGGAGCTTTTGGATTATATTTATCTTCTATCTTATTATGGAAATATACGTTTATTATTATATCCATGTTTATTATACCATGTATGGTAGTAATATTTTTCTCTAAGGATGCTAATATTCAAAAAGGTAACAATAATTTAAAACAAGAGTTTTGTATGCCTTTTAAGGCAATATTTAAACAGCCTATGTTTATATTTGTTTTTGTCATTATAGCATTTTATAAAGTAAGTGACGCATATCTTGATACTATGCTTTTACCTTTTTTAATGGAAACTGGGTTTTCTAAAGGAGAAATAGCTAGCGTTAATAGTGTTGTTAGATTGATTGCTAGTATATGTGGTACATTTATTGGTGGATACATAGTACGTCAAAAAATGACAGCTAAGCATTTATTTTATACAGAAATTTTTGCTGCTTTAACAAATTTATTGTTTATATTCTTAATAAAATCAGGTCATAATATGAATATTTTAGTAGGTATATTATGTGTTGAGAGTCTGTGTTCAGGTATATGTAATATAATGTTAATAAATTATATGAGCAATTTATGTAATAAAGAATTTGTTGGCACTCATTATGCTATTTTAATATCTATTTCTGGATTTAGTAGGTCTATTCTGGCTTCTACATCCGGGTTTGTAGCGGTGAATTTAGGTTGGTATAATTTCTTTATTATATCATCTTTGTTATCAATACCTTCATTATTATGTATATATTGGCTTTATATATATAAGCATAAAACAATATTACCGTATTTCTAG
- a CDS encoding Outer membrane protein (porin) — protein MKKFLISTTALVAIVATSAFAEVPTTPANGLTVSAGGIVDFQAGFRNQKKGYKVNLSENNRNVAFMGHAKAYLSATARADMGFKYGGVIQLNTNVVNYSGNKDAKMEHTYVFVETGLGRVELGTNSSATQAMKVDASSIARATGGIDGDWDNYVNTAAYYPDGVTGAVDQLDTEYMSSPDFLSAYRYDSKWTSEKARKISYYTQRYNGVQFGISYTPDTGVIGRSYNGGVGENTAYNTRSGTQGVIPRSPRAIKNLVSGGFNYTNQFDQVGFSASLLGELGKGTHSASETTKHRNLRAWQAGAALDYAGFSVAGSYGSTNKKFANVVPASDTTKYKDLKYWTAGLAYAQGPIGVSATYMNSEWMKNKFNNVVVGADYQLAPGLMPYVEAAFFEYKPKRGGKITKKNRGESYIIGTEVRF, from the coding sequence ATGAAAAAATTTTTGATTAGTACCACTGCATTAGTAGCGATAGTAGCAACTAGTGCGTTCGCTGAAGTACCTACAACCCCAGCCAATGGGCTTACTGTAAGTGCAGGTGGGATAGTTGATTTTCAAGCTGGTTTTCGTAACCAGAAAAAAGGTTATAAAGTAAATTTATCAGAAAATAATAGAAATGTTGCTTTTATGGGCCATGCAAAGGCTTATTTATCAGCGACTGCAAGAGCTGATATGGGCTTTAAATATGGTGGTGTAATACAATTAAATACTAATGTTGTTAATTATAGCGGAAATAAAGATGCTAAAATGGAACATACATATGTATTCGTTGAAACAGGTTTAGGTAGAGTAGAATTAGGTACTAATTCTTCAGCTACACAAGCAATGAAAGTTGACGCTTCAAGTATAGCTCGTGCTACTGGGGGTATTGATGGTGATTGGGATAACTATGTTAATACTGCTGCGTATTATCCAGATGGTGTCACAGGGGCTGTAGATCAGTTAGATACTGAATATATGAGTTCTCCGGATTTCTTAAGTGCATATAGATATGATTCTAAATGGACTTCTGAAAAAGCAAGAAAGATTTCTTACTATACCCAAAGATATAATGGCGTGCAGTTTGGTATAAGTTATACTCCTGATACAGGCGTTATAGGTAGATCTTATAATGGTGGAGTTGGAGAAAACACTGCATATAATACTCGTAGCGGTACGCAAGGTGTAATACCACGTTCGCCTAGAGCTATTAAGAATTTAGTTAGTGGTGGTTTCAACTATACCAATCAGTTTGATCAAGTTGGATTTAGTGCTAGTTTGTTAGGTGAACTTGGTAAAGGTACTCACAGTGCTTCAGAAACAACTAAACATCGTAATTTAAGAGCATGGCAGGCTGGTGCTGCTTTAGATTATGCAGGATTTAGTGTTGCTGGTTCTTATGGTTCAACTAATAAAAAGTTTGCAAATGTTGTGCCAGCTAGTGATACTACAAAATATAAAGATTTAAAGTATTGGACAGCAGGTTTAGCTTATGCTCAAGGACCAATTGGTGTTAGTGCAACCTATATGAACAGCGAATGGATGAAAAATAAATTCAATAACGTTGTAGTAGGTGCTGATTATCAACTAGCTCCAGGTTTAATGCCTTATGTAGAAGCTGCATTCTTCGAGTACAAACCTAAGAGAGGTGGTAAAATTACTAAGAAGAATAGAGGTGAGTCTTACATAATTGGTACTGAAGTTAGATTCTAG
- the rsmD gene encoding Ribosomal RNA small subunit methyltransferase D has protein sequence MRIIAGKHKGRNIMLPTRTNVRPTTSKTREGIFNILNSGQFLKEGISILHRAKILELFCGSGALSFESLSRGAEHAIMVDNNQENLNYVALNAEKLSESNNISIIRTDASFLPKANHAVDIVFIDPPYNSNVIESVLYKLQQQNWLKNDTIIVIDAFSKEDINIPLGYNHISQRIYGKTKIIFLGIT, from the coding sequence ATGAGAATTATAGCTGGAAAACATAAAGGGCGTAATATTATGTTGCCTACAAGAACAAATGTTAGACCTACTACGTCAAAAACTCGTGAAGGTATATTTAATATATTAAATAGTGGTCAGTTTCTTAAAGAAGGTATTTCTATTTTGCATAGAGCTAAAATACTAGAGTTATTTTGTGGTAGTGGTGCATTGTCTTTTGAGTCTTTATCACGAGGCGCAGAGCATGCTATAATGGTTGATAATAATCAAGAAAATTTAAATTATGTAGCATTGAATGCGGAAAAACTTTCAGAATCAAATAATATTTCTATTATTCGGACAGATGCGAGTTTTTTGCCTAAAGCTAATCATGCTGTTGATATTGTGTTTATTGATCCTCCTTATAATAGCAATGTAATTGAGTCTGTATTATATAAATTACAGCAGCAAAATTGGTTAAAAAATGATACAATTATTGTTATAGATGCTTTTAGTAAGGAAGATATCAATATACCATTGGGGTATAATCATATAAGCCAGCGTATATATGGTAAAACCAAAATAATATTTTTAGGTATTACATAA
- the rluB gene encoding Ribosomal large subunit pseudouridine synthase B, whose amino-acid sequence MQEERISKLIAKSGLCSRRAAEQLILESRVKLDGQIIKELGTKTKNYHSIWVDNKPLKLQEEARLWIYYKPVGLITTHHDPENRKTVFSTLTKDMPRVISVGRLDLNSEGLLLLTNNGALASRLEHPSNGYLRRYRVRVFGDLNLNEFAKLKQGITVKGIDYRPITVEVDKIGGKNSWLVMDLYEGKTREIRNIMQHFGLKVNRLIRISYGPFQIAGLKPGEIKEIDVKLFIKGS is encoded by the coding sequence ATGCAAGAAGAAAGAATCTCAAAACTAATAGCTAAATCTGGTTTATGTTCACGTAGAGCTGCAGAGCAATTGATTTTAGAATCAAGAGTTAAATTAGATGGACAGATTATAAAAGAATTAGGTACCAAAACAAAAAATTATCATTCTATTTGGGTTGATAATAAGCCATTAAAACTTCAGGAAGAAGCTAGATTATGGATTTATTATAAGCCTGTTGGGCTAATTACTACTCATCATGATCCAGAAAATAGAAAAACAGTTTTTTCTACGTTGACTAAAGATATGCCAAGGGTGATATCAGTTGGTAGGTTAGATTTGAATAGTGAAGGATTACTGTTACTGACAAATAATGGGGCATTAGCGAGTCGTCTTGAGCACCCATCAAATGGATATCTTAGAAGATATAGAGTAAGAGTATTTGGTGATTTAAATCTCAATGAGTTCGCGAAATTAAAACAAGGAATTACAGTTAAGGGTATTGATTATAGGCCTATTACAGTAGAAGTAGATAAAATAGGAGGAAAGAATTCTTGGCTAGTGATGGATTTATATGAAGGAAAAACACGCGAGATTAGAAATATAATGCAACATTTTGGGCTTAAAGTGAATCGTTTGATACGCATTTCTTATGGTCCATTTCAAATAGCGGGCTTAAAACCTGGAGAAATAAAAGAAATAGATGTAAAACTATTTATCAAGGGTTCTTAA
- a CDS encoding Putative glutamine amidotransferase: MINLWRKNKNRTKDDNIIITKPVIGITIDSEEQGWYSEFPWYEVRQNYCTAISNNGGVPLLLPYEMGLLEEYIGMMDGLMITGGNFDISPEYYEEKGVLEKSKINKNRTDFEMEITKLALKNNIPILGICGGEQLINVILDGTLIKHIPEIVDAINHEQTVPKNHPWHMINIEPNSLLHRITGVLEMSVNSTHHQAVKDLGRGVIINATALDGIIEAIEYSYNCFCLGVQWHPEYEINEYDTKIFKAFIDAALQYARRKNLKTNS, encoded by the coding sequence ATGATAAACCTTTGGCGTAAAAATAAAAATAGAACAAAAGATGATAATATTATTATTACTAAACCAGTTATAGGTATTACTATAGATTCTGAAGAGCAAGGTTGGTATTCGGAATTTCCTTGGTATGAAGTGCGTCAAAACTATTGTACTGCTATTAGTAATAATGGGGGTGTACCTTTATTGTTGCCTTATGAAATGGGTTTGTTAGAAGAATATATAGGAATGATGGATGGATTAATGATCACTGGAGGAAATTTTGATATTTCTCCGGAATATTATGAGGAAAAGGGTGTATTAGAGAAATCAAAAATAAATAAAAATCGTACAGATTTTGAAATGGAAATTACAAAGTTAGCCTTAAAAAATAATATACCTATTTTAGGAATTTGTGGTGGTGAACAATTAATTAATGTTATATTAGATGGTACGCTTATTAAGCATATACCAGAGATAGTTGATGCTATTAATCATGAACAGACTGTTCCTAAAAATCATCCATGGCATATGATTAATATAGAGCCTAATAGTTTATTACACCGTATTACTGGTGTATTAGAAATGTCGGTCAACAGTACTCATCATCAAGCAGTAAAAGATTTGGGTAGGGGTGTAATAATTAATGCTACAGCTTTGGATGGGATTATAGAAGCTATAGAATATTCATATAACTGTTTTTGTTTAGGTGTACAGTGGCATCCAGAATATGAAATTAATGAGTATGATACTAAAATATTTAAAGCCTTTATAGATGCAGCGTTACAATATGCAAGAAGAAAGAATCTCAAAACTAATAGCTAA
- the proP_1 gene encoding Proline/betaine transporter, whose protein sequence is MKKIVISGMIGNALEWYDFALYAHFAGIISQLYFPSDDKFISLVLTFGVFAAGFVMRPLGGIVFGYIGDKFGRKVSLVTSIVLMAVPTTCIGLLPTYEQIGIVAPILLTIIRLLQGLSLGGGFSGCIAFIVEHAPDGRRGLIGSASVFSMSAGILFGLIVATFISHILSPHDFNSWGWRVPFLVSAIWGLIAIYIRGNIHESPKYNEAKANGFLSKSPVREVLSNYLPELLIAIGIYLTVTVPFYTLMIFMNNYMSQILGHSIKEALLMNVVSILVHMLFLPFASNLSDKIGRKPVLVVNSLAFMFLTYPIFWLLCQNGFVLPLMGQVMFGIILSFYIAPVPALLVELFPTSVRFTGIALSYNLSAAIFGGTTPMVAAWLIRYTNMNDALAFYIILFAIISLITLYYFRDNYDKPLA, encoded by the coding sequence ATGAAAAAAATAGTTATTTCTGGTATGATAGGTAATGCTTTGGAGTGGTATGATTTTGCTCTTTATGCACATTTTGCTGGTATTATTAGTCAACTTTATTTCCCGTCAGATGATAAATTTATATCTTTAGTTTTAACTTTTGGAGTATTTGCTGCAGGTTTTGTTATGCGACCTTTAGGAGGGATAGTATTTGGTTATATAGGTGATAAATTTGGTCGTAAAGTTTCCCTGGTAACTTCAATTGTATTAATGGCAGTCCCTACTACTTGTATAGGATTGCTTCCTACTTATGAACAGATAGGTATAGTTGCGCCAATTTTATTAACAATAATTAGATTATTGCAAGGTTTATCATTAGGAGGTGGTTTTAGTGGATGTATAGCGTTTATTGTTGAGCATGCTCCGGATGGTCGTAGAGGATTAATTGGTAGTGCTTCTGTATTTAGTATGAGTGCGGGTATTTTATTTGGATTAATAGTTGCAACTTTTATATCGCATATATTATCTCCACATGATTTTAATAGTTGGGGATGGCGTGTGCCTTTTCTAGTTAGTGCAATTTGGGGATTAATTGCTATTTATATTAGAGGCAATATACATGAAAGTCCTAAATATAACGAAGCAAAGGCAAATGGTTTTCTATCAAAATCACCAGTGCGGGAAGTGTTATCAAATTATTTACCAGAATTATTAATAGCAATAGGTATTTACCTTACTGTAACAGTACCATTTTATACCTTAATGATTTTTATGAATAACTATATGTCTCAGATTTTAGGACATTCTATTAAAGAGGCATTACTAATGAATGTAGTAAGCATATTAGTTCATATGTTATTCTTACCATTTGCATCAAATTTATCAGATAAAATAGGTCGTAAGCCTGTTTTAGTAGTAAATTCTTTAGCGTTTATGTTCTTGACGTATCCTATTTTCTGGTTATTATGTCAGAATGGCTTTGTGTTACCCTTAATGGGTCAAGTGATGTTTGGTATTATATTATCATTTTATATAGCGCCTGTACCTGCATTATTAGTAGAATTGTTTCCTACTAGTGTAAGATTTACAGGTATTGCTCTTTCTTATAATTTAAGTGCTGCTATATTTGGTGGTACGACTCCTATGGTTGCAGCTTGGCTAATAAGATATACAAATATGAATGATGCGTTAGCATTTTATATTATTTTATTTGCTATCATTTCTCTTATAACCCTCTATTATTTTAGAGATAATTATGATAAACCTTTGGCGTAA
- the xthA_2 gene encoding Exodeoxyribonuclease III, giving the protein MIKIANWNINSVRTRLPLLLSFLEQESPDIVCLQETKCINEQFPTLEIESLGYNFALHGQKSYNGVAILSKFPLEDISIKMHDGTDDVQARYIEVIVNVSSDRVLRVISCYVPNGAPLESEKFIYKLNFLDQLYERVQQLLKFEEILVVMGDFNVAPEDIDVYDREVLNNTVCFHIEEKVRFRKIIYAGMNDAFRMLYPDRQEFTWWDYRAGSWQHNSGMRIDHILLSPQAADLLKAIYIRKDMRAVDKASDHVPIVCELE; this is encoded by the coding sequence ATGATAAAAATAGCTAATTGGAATATTAATTCTGTTAGAACTAGATTGCCCCTATTGCTTTCTTTTTTAGAACAAGAATCTCCTGATATAGTGTGTTTGCAAGAAACAAAATGTATTAATGAACAGTTTCCTACATTAGAAATAGAATCTTTAGGATATAATTTTGCTTTACATGGACAAAAAAGCTATAATGGAGTTGCAATTCTTTCTAAATTTCCTTTAGAGGATATATCGATAAAAATGCACGATGGTACAGATGATGTTCAAGCTAGATATATAGAAGTTATAGTAAATGTAAGCTCTGATCGTGTGTTAAGAGTTATATCATGTTATGTGCCAAATGGCGCGCCTCTTGAATCTGAAAAATTTATATATAAGCTTAATTTTCTTGATCAGCTATATGAACGTGTACAACAGCTTTTAAAATTTGAAGAAATATTGGTTGTCATGGGTGATTTTAATGTGGCTCCTGAAGATATAGATGTATATGATAGAGAGGTTTTAAATAATACAGTATGTTTTCATATTGAAGAAAAAGTACGTTTTAGAAAAATTATCTATGCTGGTATGAATGATGCCTTTAGGATGCTATATCCTGATAGGCAAGAATTTACCTGGTGGGATTATCGTGCTGGTAGTTGGCAACATAACAGCGGTATGCGTATAGATCATATATTGCTCTCACCGCAGGCTGCTGACTTATTGAAAGCAATTTATATTAGGAAAGATATGAGAGCGGTGGATAAAGCTTCTGACCATGTTCCTATTGTTTGTGAATTAGAATAA
- the qmcA gene encoding Stomatin 2 has protein sequence MVDISGLFLVIMVILALIVFKGIKIIPQQQIWILEKLGKFDRKMEPGLNILIPFIETVAYKHSLKEQAIDVMEQTAITNDNVTLRIDGVLYVRIIDPVAASYGVNDPYYAVLQLAQTSMRSEIGKITLDKTFEERDTINANIVNVINEAAGSWGIQCMRYEIKDITPPTTVLKAMELQVAAERQKRAEILESEGKKQSQINLAEAYKQEIVLRSEAAYTDQVNRAKGQAEAVLLVAEATSKGIEKIAEGISKEGGDAAVAMKLAEQYTDAFREIAKETNTIIVPASAYDTGSMVAQALTIFDTIKKRPTSISPWNNKVDDKNS, from the coding sequence ATGGTTGATATTTCTGGTTTATTTCTAGTAATAATGGTCATATTAGCACTTATAGTATTTAAAGGAATTAAAATTATTCCTCAGCAACAAATCTGGATATTAGAAAAATTAGGTAAATTTGATCGAAAAATGGAACCTGGATTAAATATATTGATTCCCTTCATTGAAACAGTAGCTTATAAGCATTCTTTAAAAGAACAGGCTATAGATGTGATGGAACAAACAGCTATTACAAATGACAATGTAACATTACGTATAGATGGTGTTTTATATGTACGTATTATAGATCCTGTAGCGGCTTCTTATGGGGTAAATGATCCATATTATGCTGTGTTACAGCTTGCACAAACTAGTATGCGTTCGGAAATAGGTAAGATTACTTTAGATAAAACATTTGAAGAGCGTGATACTATTAATGCTAATATTGTAAATGTTATAAATGAGGCTGCAGGTAGCTGGGGTATTCAGTGTATGAGGTATGAAATTAAAGATATTACTCCTCCTACTACTGTGTTAAAAGCTATGGAATTACAGGTAGCTGCAGAACGTCAGAAACGTGCAGAAATATTAGAATCTGAGGGTAAAAAACAATCGCAGATTAATTTAGCTGAAGCCTATAAACAAGAGATAGTATTACGTTCTGAAGCGGCTTATACAGATCAAGTAAATCGTGCAAAAGGTCAGGCAGAAGCGGTATTACTTGTAGCTGAAGCAACTAGTAAAGGTATAGAGAAAATTGCTGAAGGTATTTCGAAAGAGGGAGGTGATGCTGCTGTTGCAATGAAACTTGCTGAGCAATATACAGATGCTTTTAGAGAAATTGCTAAAGAAACTAATACTATAATAGTGCCAGCTAGTGCTTATGATACTGGCTCAATGGTTGCACAAGCTTTAACTATTTTTGATACAATTAAAAAACGTCCAACTTCTATATCGCCATGGAATAATAAAGTAGATGATAAAAATAGCTAA
- a CDS encoding hypothetical protein (NfeD-like C-terminal, partner-binding), which translates to MDIINNFILNNISYAWMVFGIILIILEVLTTPGIGILCAGLAAIMVGIMILSSLIFDNSYIIQFGWFFAWTVVWAAVLWKPLLQLRHSKPNYHNIVGERAVVYKNDLVKGKTGVVKWSGTVMNALIIDASGVSFISVNQEVIIKDLKGNVLLVDIAT; encoded by the coding sequence ATGGATATTATAAATAATTTTATACTCAATAATATAAGCTATGCTTGGATGGTGTTTGGTATTATATTGATAATACTGGAAGTTTTAACTACGCCTGGTATTGGTATATTATGTGCAGGCTTAGCTGCCATAATGGTTGGTATAATGATATTATCTAGTCTCATTTTTGATAATAGCTATATTATTCAGTTTGGTTGGTTTTTTGCATGGACGGTAGTGTGGGCTGCTGTATTATGGAAGCCTTTGTTACAATTACGACATTCTAAACCTAATTATCATAATATAGTAGGAGAACGTGCTGTCGTATATAAGAATGATTTAGTTAAAGGTAAAACTGGAGTAGTTAAATGGTCTGGTACTGTTATGAATGCTTTAATTATAGATGCTTCAGGAGTTTCATTTATTAGTGTAAATCAGGAAGTGATTATAAAAGATCTCAAAGGTAATGTTTTATTAGTTGATATAGCTACGTAA
- a CDS encoding Cytochrome c2 gives MSGFELNKIAASILLAGLIAMVVGNIADIIYRPHVSEKRGYTVEVTQSAEENQPAKEEVVIDIPALLAKGDVDRGQKLSKACLMCHNFEKGKGPKIGPDLWGVVGANKLREDYEYSAAMKAKGGSWTYDELFSFLQSPQKFIPGTKMTFAGFKKPQDVADVVTYLRSLSDNPVPLPEETK, from the coding sequence ATGTCAGGTTTTGAACTAAATAAAATAGCTGCATCAATACTTTTAGCAGGCTTAATAGCAATGGTTGTTGGCAACATTGCTGATATAATTTATAGACCACATGTAAGTGAAAAAAGAGGGTATACAGTTGAAGTTACTCAGTCTGCGGAAGAAAATCAGCCTGCTAAAGAAGAGGTAGTAATAGATATACCAGCTTTACTTGCAAAGGGAGATGTGGATCGTGGTCAAAAATTATCAAAAGCATGTTTAATGTGTCATAATTTTGAAAAAGGTAAAGGGCCTAAAATAGGTCCAGATTTATGGGGAGTAGTAGGTGCAAATAAATTAAGAGAAGATTATGAATATAGCGCAGCTATGAAGGCCAAGGGTGGAAGTTGGACTTATGATGAATTATTTAGCTTTTTGCAGTCTCCTCAGAAATTTATTCCTGGAACTAAAATGACATTTGCAGGATTTAAAAAGCCTCAAGATGTAGCAGACGTAGTTACATATTTACGTAGTTTAAGTGATAATCCTGTGCCTTTACCCGAGGAAACAAAATAA